A region of Streptomyces sp. TG1A-60 DNA encodes the following proteins:
- a CDS encoding ISAs1 family transposase: protein MPAAPSSPIPAALAKLGPLHQHGTGCLRAHLQRVPDPRSRRGRWYPLVGLLLICACAVVSGARTVTEITEWGQRATTTVLERLGIRRHLPGRRRAPSHATLTRLLAALDGDALDSAIGAYLAERDHTANAGRGTGSAPRPAIAVDGKALSGSAHRQQRHRHLLSAVTHAPTVTLAQREVGAKTNETAAFRPLLEPLDLTGTVVTFDALHSVKDQVRWLVREKKAHYIAVIKGNQPTASAQLKALPWEQVPVAHTVSGTGHGRRESRSVKTMAIAANLGGIAFPEARLALRIHRRRQESGKRQTRETVYAVTSLDTHQASPADLGGYVRGHWGIENSSHHVRDVVFAEDASTVHTGSAPRAMAALRNLAIGRLRLLGADNIAKTTRAIRDAPEHAIWIWGITDSPLLPGT, encoded by the coding sequence GTGCCTGCCGCTCCATCCTCCCCGATCCCTGCCGCCCTGGCGAAACTGGGCCCCCTGCACCAGCACGGCACCGGCTGCCTGCGTGCCCACCTCCAGCGCGTACCCGACCCGCGTTCGCGTCGCGGGCGGTGGTATCCCCTGGTCGGCTTGCTGCTGATCTGCGCCTGCGCAGTCGTCTCCGGCGCCCGGACCGTCACCGAGATCACCGAGTGGGGACAGCGTGCCACCACCACGGTGCTGGAACGACTCGGAATCCGCAGGCACTTGCCCGGACGTCGCCGTGCCCCGTCCCATGCCACCCTCACCCGGCTCCTTGCCGCCCTCGACGGCGATGCCCTGGACAGCGCGATCGGCGCCTACCTGGCCGAACGCGACCACACCGCGAACGCCGGCCGCGGCACCGGCTCTGCGCCACGGCCGGCGATCGCGGTGGACGGCAAGGCACTGTCCGGCTCCGCGCACCGGCAGCAGCGCCACCGGCACCTGCTGTCCGCCGTCACTCACGCCCCCACCGTCACCCTGGCCCAGCGGGAAGTGGGTGCCAAGACCAACGAGACGGCCGCCTTCCGTCCGCTGCTGGAACCACTCGACCTGACCGGCACCGTGGTCACCTTCGACGCCCTGCACAGCGTCAAGGACCAGGTGCGCTGGCTGGTGCGGGAGAAGAAAGCCCACTACATCGCGGTGATCAAGGGAAACCAGCCGACCGCGTCTGCCCAGCTCAAGGCCCTGCCATGGGAGCAGGTGCCCGTAGCTCACACCGTCTCGGGGACCGGGCACGGGCGGCGGGAGTCCCGCTCGGTCAAGACCATGGCCATCGCGGCGAACCTGGGCGGGATCGCCTTCCCGGAAGCACGGCTGGCTCTGCGCATCCACCGGCGCCGCCAGGAGAGCGGCAAGCGGCAGACCCGGGAGACGGTCTACGCCGTCACCAGCCTCGATACCCACCAGGCCAGCCCTGCTGACCTGGGCGGATACGTGCGCGGCCACTGGGGAATCGAAAATTCCAGCCACCATGTCAGAGATGTGGTGTTCGCCGAGGACGCCTCCACCGTCCACACCGGCAGCGCGCCGCGGGCGATGGCCGCTCTGCGGAACCTGGCCATCGGCAGGCTGCGGCTGCTGGGAGCGGACAACATCGCCAAGACCACCCGAGCGATCCGGGACGCACCCGAACACGCCATCTGGATCTGGGGCATCACCGACAGCCCGCTCCTACCGGGAACTTGA
- a CDS encoding aminoglycoside phosphotransferase family protein, protein MLRLGDHAVFRIDGGRVVSRVGRHADRLPSVRREVAVAQWLAAEGYPSARLVTEAEQPVVVEGHPVTFWEGLADGEDYASTREMGELLRRLHGLEPPHFSLPALRPFNKVEQRLRRAVIRAETRAYLAGLAEKLAAEYEQLEFALPPGHLHGDFNVGNVLHDAEGHPKVIDLDGFATGPREWDLMQTAMYYDSFGWHTEAEYADFTEGYGFDVRQWSGYTVLRSVRELLMVTWLTQNAGANPRAAEEVEKRVGTLRSGGSRRDWAPF, encoded by the coding sequence ATGCTGCGACTCGGTGACCATGCGGTGTTCCGCATCGATGGCGGACGGGTCGTCTCTCGCGTCGGCCGCCACGCGGATCGTCTACCGTCCGTGCGCCGCGAGGTCGCTGTTGCGCAATGGCTCGCGGCGGAGGGCTACCCGTCGGCGCGACTCGTCACGGAGGCCGAACAGCCTGTCGTCGTCGAGGGCCACCCCGTGACCTTCTGGGAGGGGCTGGCCGACGGCGAGGATTACGCCAGCACGCGTGAGATGGGCGAACTCCTGCGGCGGCTCCACGGACTGGAGCCGCCGCACTTCTCCCTGCCCGCCCTCCGTCCCTTCAACAAGGTCGAGCAGCGACTGCGGCGTGCTGTGATCCGTGCCGAGACCCGCGCGTATCTAGCCGGTCTGGCCGAGAAGCTGGCAGCCGAGTACGAGCAGCTGGAGTTCGCCCTTCCGCCGGGGCATCTGCACGGTGATTTCAACGTCGGCAATGTCCTTCATGACGCCGAAGGACACCCGAAGGTCATCGACCTGGACGGCTTCGCGACCGGCCCTCGTGAGTGGGACCTCATGCAGACGGCCATGTACTACGACAGCTTCGGCTGGCACACGGAGGCCGAGTACGCCGATTTTACGGAGGGCTACGGCTTCGACGTCCGGCAGTGGTCCGGGTACACCGTGCTCCGGAGCGTCCGCGAACTGCTGATGGTCACCTGGCTCACGCAGAACGCCGGCGCGAATCCGCGCGCCGCTGAAGAAGTCGAGAAGCGTGTCGGGACGCTGCGGTCGGGTGGCTCACGGCGGGATTGGGCGCCGTTCTAA
- a CDS encoding methyltransferase domain-containing protein, translating to MNELVSKASVHAFYDEAIQQGRNTAENLQAATSERFNTLVESLGVETPRTALDLGYGAGAYTIALARAGFRVTAVDQIPTDVLLHRIDGAGEWARRIDPRECLAENYAIDEDFGVVVARDVLHYLARHDVESLLTNAVVHALGGNRHYLEVFTGITRRAANGQLRRIEGEADYSPDSFRQVIERIYDGWDLTLLWSEHAEQDRRTGRNCFEATRATVIAANRSA from the coding sequence ATGAACGAGCTGGTTTCGAAGGCGTCCGTGCATGCCTTCTACGACGAGGCGATCCAGCAGGGCCGGAACACTGCGGAGAACCTCCAGGCGGCCACGTCGGAGCGGTTCAACACCCTCGTGGAATCCCTCGGAGTCGAGACCCCACGTACCGCCCTGGATCTGGGGTACGGGGCTGGCGCTTACACCATTGCGTTAGCGCGCGCCGGATTCCGCGTGACAGCCGTCGATCAGATCCCCACCGACGTTCTGCTTCACCGTATCGACGGCGCGGGCGAGTGGGCCCGCCGGATCGACCCGCGCGAATGCCTCGCCGAGAACTACGCCATCGACGAGGACTTCGGGGTCGTCGTCGCCAGGGACGTCCTGCATTACCTCGCGAGACACGACGTCGAGTCCCTGCTCACGAACGCGGTCGTTCACGCACTCGGGGGCAACCGCCACTACCTCGAAGTCTTCACAGGGATCACGCGCAGAGCCGCTAACGGTCAGCTGCGCCGCATCGAGGGGGAGGCAGACTACTCCCCGGACTCTTTCCGGCAGGTCATCGAGCGGATCTACGACGGCTGGGACCTCACGCTGCTCTGGTCCGAGCACGCGGAACAGGACCGCCGAACCGGGCGCAACTGCTTCGAGGCGACCCGGGCCACCGTCATCGCCGCCAACCGGTCAGCCTGA
- a CDS encoding aldo/keto reductase produces the protein MQYRILGRTGVQVSTLALGAMNFGKIGRTTQDEVTAIVDAALEAGINLIDTADVYSGGESEEMVGKAIAGRRDDIVLATKATMPMGDERNRQGSSRRWLVTALEDSLRRLGVDHVDLYQIHRWDSNTSDEETLSALTDLQRAGEIRYFGSSTFPAYRIVQAQWAAREHRLSRYVTEQPSYSILQRGIETHVLPVTEQYGLGVMVWSPLASGWLSGAIREGSEITTSRSTFMPQRFDTTIPSNRARLDAVEQLAKVADEAGLTMIQLALGFVTAHPGVTSALVGPRTLDHLYSQLAAADITLSADVLDAIDGIVAPGTDLAAHEKNDTPPALLDSSLRRR, from the coding sequence ATGCAGTACCGCATCTTGGGCCGCACCGGTGTGCAGGTCAGTACCCTCGCGCTCGGCGCGATGAACTTCGGAAAGATCGGGCGCACCACCCAGGACGAGGTCACAGCCATCGTCGACGCCGCGCTGGAAGCGGGGATCAACCTGATCGACACTGCCGACGTGTACAGCGGCGGCGAGTCGGAGGAGATGGTCGGCAAGGCCATCGCCGGGCGCCGCGACGACATCGTGCTGGCCACGAAGGCGACCATGCCGATGGGCGACGAGCGCAATCGCCAGGGCAGTTCGCGCCGCTGGCTGGTCACCGCGCTGGAGGACAGCCTGCGTCGGCTCGGCGTCGACCACGTCGACCTCTACCAGATCCACCGGTGGGACTCGAACACCAGCGACGAGGAGACCCTGTCGGCGTTGACCGACCTGCAGCGCGCGGGAGAGATCCGCTACTTCGGCTCCTCGACCTTTCCGGCCTACCGCATCGTGCAAGCCCAGTGGGCCGCCCGCGAACATCGCTTGAGCCGTTACGTCACCGAACAGCCCAGCTACTCGATCCTGCAGCGCGGCATCGAGACCCACGTCCTGCCCGTGACCGAGCAGTACGGGCTCGGAGTGATGGTGTGGAGCCCGTTGGCCTCGGGCTGGCTGTCGGGCGCGATCCGCGAGGGCAGTGAGATCACCACCAGCCGCTCAACCTTCATGCCGCAGCGCTTCGACACCACCATCCCCTCCAACCGGGCCAGGCTCGACGCCGTCGAGCAACTGGCCAAGGTCGCCGACGAGGCCGGCCTGACGATGATCCAGCTCGCACTCGGCTTCGTGACCGCGCACCCCGGCGTGACCAGCGCCCTCGTCGGCCCTCGCACGCTGGACCACCTGTACTCGCAGCTCGCCGCCGCAGACATCACGCTCTCCGCCGACGTACTCGACGCGATCGACGGCATCGTCGCCCCCGGCACCGATCTCGCCGCACACGAGAAGAACGACACTCCGCCCGCGCTGCTCGACTCGTCACTGCGGCGACGCTGA
- a CDS encoding glycosyltransferase family 2 protein: protein MKSSTPEGISFVIPCFNSGGYLVEAVESLIQQPHMFPYEVVIVDDGSDDQPTLRAIALCAERAEVRIVRQEHSGHHAARNAGIDAASFEYVMQLDADDRLATDPELLKAGSYPDRAVKLLKTHQHVAFVHTMSQMMGDFDGLTISSYPCREELVLRKHHVPTSIVYRRDDAIHGGLYDPHVRKWGDWAFAVNLLAGRFRRGEANHIVCIAGPLHEYRVHSRTRRVSNAEISEFDMTLLVVEKNLDLFRHHFDRDDSAEDIARLVLASKPSRLVDLIRMAEFDLEQALAVARQRQFSLSSPFEALGIP, encoded by the coding sequence GTGAAGTCGAGCACGCCCGAGGGGATCAGCTTCGTCATCCCCTGCTTCAACTCGGGGGGCTACCTCGTGGAAGCCGTCGAGTCTCTGATCCAGCAGCCCCACATGTTCCCGTACGAAGTCGTGATCGTGGATGACGGCTCCGACGACCAGCCCACGCTTCGCGCCATCGCGCTGTGCGCGGAACGCGCCGAGGTCCGCATCGTCCGCCAGGAGCACAGCGGACACCACGCCGCCAGGAACGCCGGCATCGACGCCGCATCCTTCGAGTACGTGATGCAGCTCGACGCCGACGACCGGCTCGCCACGGATCCTGAGCTGCTGAAGGCCGGCAGCTACCCGGACCGAGCCGTCAAGCTCCTCAAGACGCACCAGCACGTGGCCTTCGTCCACACCATGTCGCAGATGATGGGCGACTTCGACGGGCTCACCATCTCCTCCTACCCGTGCCGCGAGGAACTGGTCCTGCGCAAGCACCACGTGCCCACCTCGATCGTCTACCGCCGAGACGACGCCATCCACGGCGGCCTCTACGACCCCCACGTACGGAAATGGGGAGACTGGGCATTCGCCGTGAACCTCCTCGCCGGACGCTTCCGCAGAGGAGAGGCCAACCACATCGTGTGCATCGCCGGCCCGCTGCACGAATACCGGGTCCACTCGCGCACACGACGGGTCTCCAACGCCGAGATCTCCGAGTTCGACATGACCCTGCTGGTCGTGGAAAAGAACCTCGACCTGTTCCGGCACCACTTCGACCGCGACGACTCGGCCGAGGACATCGCGCGCCTCGTCCTCGCCTCGAAGCCGTCCCGGCTCGTCGACCTGATCCGGATGGCCGAGTTCGACCTCGAACAGGCCCTCGCGGTCGCCCGCCAGCGGCAGTTCTCCCTGTCGAGCCCCTTCGAGGCCCTCGGCATCCCGTAG
- a CDS encoding TetR/AcrR family transcriptional regulator yields MSDSDEGARQVAPSGRKDARRNKETLLDAAATVFVTSGVDAPVRDIAAKAGVGLGTIYRHFPTRADLIIGVYRHQVDACADAGPALLATSSPRTALGQWINLFVDFLVTKHGLAAVLQADNADFEALHAYFLDRLLPVCTELLEAAAVAGEIRPDIDAYQLMRGVGNLCIGAESDPRYDARRMAELLVAGLRRSHH; encoded by the coding sequence GTGAGCGACAGCGACGAGGGCGCAAGACAGGTGGCCCCATCCGGGCGGAAGGACGCCCGACGTAACAAGGAAACCCTGCTCGATGCGGCCGCCACGGTCTTCGTCACGTCAGGCGTGGACGCGCCGGTACGCGACATCGCGGCCAAGGCCGGCGTCGGGCTGGGCACGATCTACCGCCACTTCCCGACGCGAGCAGACCTCATCATCGGCGTCTACCGGCACCAGGTCGACGCCTGCGCCGATGCCGGTCCGGCCCTGCTGGCGACTAGCTCTCCGCGCACAGCCCTAGGGCAGTGGATCAACCTCTTCGTCGATTTCCTGGTGACCAAACACGGACTCGCCGCCGTGCTGCAGGCCGACAACGCCGACTTCGAGGCGCTGCATGCCTACTTCCTCGACCGCCTCCTACCCGTCTGCACCGAACTGCTCGAAGCCGCAGCCGTCGCCGGCGAGATCCGCCCCGACATCGACGCGTACCAGCTCATGCGCGGCGTCGGTAACCTCTGCATCGGCGCGGAGAGCGATCCCCGCTACGACGCACGCCGCATGGCCGAACTCCTCGTCGCAGGGCTACGCCGATCACACCACTGA
- a CDS encoding transposase, whose product MKATAGIQQRLDERGLRPGEHYLDSGYPSVDLLAAAGRDGTAMVTPLPADNSPQSKAAAGFDKSAFRVDWKARQATCPAGRTSAGWYPVTQHGRPATVAQFASTDCRACPSRTQCTSSRKVSRILTLRPKELHEIQTASRAEQKTQTWRDKYKLRAGVEGTVNQALDMTGIRRARYRGLAKVRLQHLFSATALNVIRLDAYWSTTPLSRPRTSRLERLAYMLTA is encoded by the coding sequence GTGAAGGCCACCGCCGGCATCCAGCAGCGCCTGGATGAACGCGGCCTGCGCCCGGGCGAGCACTATCTGGACTCCGGCTACCCGAGTGTGGACCTGCTGGCCGCCGCCGGCAGGGACGGGACCGCGATGGTCACCCCGCTGCCGGCCGACAACTCGCCGCAGTCCAAGGCCGCCGCGGGGTTCGACAAGAGTGCTTTCCGCGTCGACTGGAAGGCCCGTCAGGCCACCTGCCCGGCCGGCCGCACCAGCGCCGGGTGGTATCCGGTCACCCAGCACGGCAGGCCCGCCACCGTCGCCCAGTTCGCCTCCACCGACTGCCGGGCCTGCCCGTCAAGGACGCAGTGCACCTCCTCCCGGAAGGTCAGTCGGATACTCACCCTGCGGCCGAAAGAGCTGCACGAGATCCAGACTGCCTCCCGCGCCGAGCAGAAGACCCAGACCTGGCGGGACAAGTACAAACTGCGCGCCGGGGTCGAGGGCACGGTCAACCAGGCCCTGGACATGACCGGAATCCGCCGCGCCCGCTACCGAGGACTGGCCAAGGTCCGCCTCCAGCACCTCTTCTCCGCCACCGCCCTGAACGTCATCCGCCTCGACGCCTACTGGAGCACCACCCCGCTCAGCAGACCCCGGACCAGCAGACTCGAACGCCTTGCCTACATGCTCACAGCCTGA
- a CDS encoding transposase: MAGAAFPAGSLPIRLRDRLEAVFDDEPYTDAFGVRGAPGLSPAVLSLVTVLQFTEDLTDRQAAAMAVRAIDWKYAIGAELTDPGFDFSVLAKFRARLIEHGMERLVFDRLLEHCRAEGLVAAGGKQRSDSTHVISAVRDLNRLELAGESVRAALEVLAAAAPEWLAGAVDVAELAHRYGPRVDGWKLPASKTERDRLAVVFGQDALMLCRAVRVPGTPPWLAELPAVELLRQVLVQTYCIETGARGREVIRKREAETDGVPPGHIRGCAVGGQGRGAVLAGLQDSSDRNLQHSRRSRSRSRSREREREREARRGAAEPDHRRAHHESDGAGREGHRRHPAAPG, translated from the coding sequence GTGGCCGGAGCCGCTTTCCCGGCCGGGAGCCTGCCGATACGCCTGCGTGACCGGCTGGAAGCGGTCTTCGACGATGAGCCGTACACCGACGCGTTCGGGGTGCGCGGCGCCCCGGGGCTTTCCCCGGCGGTGCTCTCGCTGGTCACTGTCCTGCAGTTCACCGAGGACCTGACCGATCGGCAGGCCGCTGCGATGGCGGTACGCGCGATCGACTGGAAGTACGCGATCGGCGCCGAGCTGACCGATCCCGGCTTCGACTTCAGCGTGCTGGCCAAGTTCCGCGCCCGCCTGATCGAGCACGGCATGGAACGCCTGGTCTTCGACCGGCTCCTGGAGCACTGCCGCGCCGAGGGACTCGTTGCGGCCGGTGGCAAGCAGCGCAGCGACTCCACCCATGTCATCAGCGCGGTGCGTGACTTGAACCGGCTGGAGTTGGCGGGCGAGAGCGTGCGCGCCGCGCTGGAGGTGCTGGCCGCAGCCGCGCCCGAGTGGCTGGCCGGCGCGGTGGATGTCGCCGAACTGGCGCACCGCTACGGCCCGCGCGTGGACGGGTGGAAGCTACCGGCCTCGAAGACCGAGCGGGACCGGCTCGCGGTGGTGTTCGGGCAGGACGCGCTGATGCTGTGCCGGGCGGTGCGCGTGCCCGGCACCCCACCGTGGCTGGCGGAGCTTCCCGCGGTGGAGCTTCTGCGGCAGGTGCTGGTGCAGACCTACTGCATCGAGACCGGCGCGCGGGGACGGGAGGTGATCAGGAAGCGGGAGGCCGAGACAGACGGCGTCCCGCCCGGTCATATCCGCGGATGCGCGGTGGGCGGCCAAGGGCGAGGAGCTGTTCTGGCTGGGCTACAAGATTCATCTGACCGAAACCTGCAACACTCCCGCCGAAGCCGAAGCCGAAGCCGAAGCCGGGAACGGGAACGGGAACGGGAAGCGCGTCGCGGCGCCGCCGAACCTGATCACCGACGTGCACACCACGAAAGCGACGGTGCCGGACGTGAAGGCCACCGCCGGCATCCAGCAGCGCCTGGATGA